A single Actinomadura algeriensis DNA region contains:
- a CDS encoding ATP/GTP-binding protein, with translation MNGENHGGTARDVGPRGFSRRGGGRSSYVEMPAEWRGTTVQVCGLWPFGAGSGTPMVGVPLGRELTTGATLCCDPISWFQRANLIHNPSVLVLGKPGLGKSTLIRRMVVGLAGYGVFPMVLGDLKPDYVDVIRAMGGQIIKLGRGLGSLNVLDPGATAAAAARLPERARSKLIADSHGRRLNMVAALITILRGAPIADTERTVLHAALRVLDERHPGVPVLPDLIKVIDEGPEQLRAVTLARGDEARYRTAVDPLHASLLGILDGPLGETFARQTTTAIQVDNPGGVCIDISGIDDADAELQAAVLLACWADGFGAVEAAHALADEGLAPQRNFFVVLDELWRVLRSGRGLVDRVDTLTRLNRQRGLGQALITHSMADLLALPDEADRLKAKGFAERAGMVICGGLPQAEMPMMNEVVRMSAAEQRMIVDWSTPPSWSTDLGQDGEPPGRGRFLVKVGGRPGIPFKVELTSAEKNVNDTNKRWIHSTTGPSAGASRRT, from the coding sequence GTGAACGGCGAGAACCACGGCGGGACCGCGCGCGACGTCGGCCCCAGGGGCTTCAGCCGTCGCGGCGGGGGCCGGTCCTCCTACGTCGAGATGCCCGCGGAGTGGCGCGGGACCACGGTCCAGGTGTGCGGGCTGTGGCCGTTCGGAGCGGGATCGGGGACCCCGATGGTGGGCGTGCCGCTCGGCAGGGAACTGACCACCGGCGCCACGCTGTGCTGCGATCCGATCTCGTGGTTCCAGCGCGCCAACCTGATCCATAACCCGTCGGTCCTGGTCCTGGGCAAGCCCGGGCTGGGGAAGTCGACCCTGATCCGCCGGATGGTGGTGGGGCTGGCCGGGTACGGGGTCTTCCCGATGGTGCTCGGTGACCTCAAACCCGACTACGTCGATGTGATCCGGGCGATGGGCGGGCAGATCATCAAGCTCGGCCGCGGCCTGGGGTCGCTCAACGTGCTGGATCCCGGCGCGACGGCCGCCGCGGCGGCCAGGCTCCCCGAACGGGCCCGGAGCAAGCTGATCGCGGACTCGCACGGCCGCCGGCTGAACATGGTCGCCGCGCTGATCACCATCCTGCGCGGGGCCCCGATCGCCGACACCGAGCGCACGGTCCTCCACGCGGCCCTGCGCGTGCTGGACGAGCGGCACCCCGGCGTGCCCGTCCTGCCCGACCTCATCAAGGTGATCGACGAGGGGCCGGAGCAGCTCCGCGCCGTGACGCTGGCCCGCGGGGACGAGGCACGCTACCGCACCGCCGTCGACCCGCTGCACGCGTCGCTGCTGGGCATCCTGGACGGCCCGCTCGGCGAGACGTTCGCGCGCCAGACCACCACCGCGATCCAGGTGGACAACCCGGGAGGCGTCTGCATCGACATCAGCGGGATCGACGACGCCGACGCCGAGCTGCAGGCCGCCGTCCTGCTGGCATGCTGGGCGGACGGATTCGGTGCGGTCGAGGCCGCGCACGCGCTCGCCGACGAGGGCCTGGCGCCCCAGCGGAACTTCTTCGTGGTCCTCGACGAGCTGTGGCGGGTCCTGCGGTCGGGGCGGGGCCTGGTCGACCGGGTCGACACCCTCACCCGTCTCAACCGGCAGCGAGGGCTGGGCCAGGCGCTGATCACGCACAGCATGGCGGACCTGCTGGCGCTTCCGGACGAGGCCGACCGGCTCAAGGCCAAGGGCTTCGCCGAACGCGCGGGCATGGTGATCTGCGGTGGGCTGCCGCAGGCGGAGATGCCCATGATGAACGAAGTGGTGCGGATGTCGGCCGCCGAGCAACGCATGATCGTCGACTGGTCGACGCCGCCGTCGTGGAGTACCGACCTCGGCCAGGACGGCGAACCCCCGGGGCGCGGCAGGTTCCTCGTCAAGGTCGGCGGCCGTCCGGGCATCCCGTTCAAGGTGGAGCTGACCTCTGCCGAGAAGAACGTCAACGACACCAACAAACGCTGGATCCACTCGACCACCGGGCCGTCCGCCGGCGCCTCCCGAAGGACCTGA
- a CDS encoding PQQ-binding-like beta-propeller repeat protein has product MSTDGTSARAAPSRRSAIAGLAGAAFAAGAVAGGAVPRLRDLGRRPAPLVPAGTGPLLWTADVEVADERFFGPDAAGRLLLVERPFDASRRERSSALTCLDAATGHRLWSVPLPAEPGTPHSVVVSGSVVLVRTQGELQALDLRTGRVRWRHERNATGSGTAAVTAGPGLVLDSAKDDNAADRSAPHAVHAYETGGGRLRWRAVVEPRIMTAQAPVRAAGLLLGVATGLHRTKRTVFVYALEAATGLQRWWRPVEPDTAAIPKATLTHALNTVFVSLDGRVLYALDATTGAVRWRTRPRLRTGGSSGRAPTGADVPVVAGGAVHLCCADGVLRAFDARRGRQRWAFDTGEGPAATGSLQVGPRPIAEGGLLYVASRGTAASDHRSTVHALNAADGRVRWRRSADGSHGRPVMIMAAGALHVSDGEAVTAHDPLDGAVRRRLDLRALRLAGSTGLLTDGARLHVLASPQVLALSLEK; this is encoded by the coding sequence GTGAGCACGGACGGGACGTCCGCGCGCGCCGCGCCGTCCCGGCGCTCGGCCATCGCGGGCCTGGCCGGTGCCGCGTTCGCCGCGGGCGCGGTGGCCGGTGGCGCGGTCCCGCGGCTCCGGGACCTCGGGCGGAGACCGGCGCCGCTCGTCCCCGCCGGAACCGGTCCGCTGCTATGGACGGCCGACGTGGAAGTGGCCGACGAACGGTTCTTCGGCCCGGACGCGGCCGGGCGGCTGCTGCTGGTCGAGCGGCCGTTCGACGCCTCCCGGCGGGAACGTTCCAGCGCCTTGACCTGCCTGGACGCCGCGACCGGCCACCGGCTGTGGTCGGTGCCGCTCCCCGCGGAGCCCGGAACGCCGCACAGCGTGGTCGTCTCCGGATCGGTCGTGCTGGTGCGCACGCAGGGGGAGCTGCAGGCGCTCGACCTGCGCACCGGGCGCGTCCGCTGGCGTCACGAGCGGAACGCGACCGGATCGGGAACCGCGGCGGTGACGGCCGGTCCGGGGCTCGTCCTCGACAGTGCCAAGGACGACAACGCGGCCGACCGGAGCGCGCCGCACGCCGTGCACGCGTACGAGACCGGCGGCGGCCGGCTGCGCTGGCGGGCGGTCGTCGAGCCCCGGATCATGACGGCCCAAGCGCCGGTGCGGGCGGCCGGTCTGCTGCTCGGCGTCGCCACCGGCCTGCACCGCACGAAGCGGACGGTGTTCGTCTACGCACTGGAGGCGGCCACCGGCCTGCAGCGCTGGTGGCGCCCGGTCGAGCCGGACACCGCGGCGATCCCGAAGGCCACCCTGACCCACGCCCTGAACACCGTGTTCGTCTCGCTGGACGGACGCGTCCTGTACGCGCTGGACGCGACCACCGGGGCCGTCCGGTGGCGCACCCGGCCGAGGCTGCGGACGGGCGGCTCCAGCGGCCGCGCGCCGACCGGCGCCGACGTCCCCGTGGTCGCCGGCGGCGCGGTCCACCTGTGCTGCGCGGACGGCGTCCTGCGCGCCTTCGACGCGCGCCGCGGCCGGCAGCGCTGGGCCTTCGACACCGGCGAGGGGCCCGCGGCCACGGGATCGCTCCAGGTCGGTCCCCGCCCGATCGCCGAAGGCGGGCTGCTGTACGTCGCGAGCCGGGGCACCGCCGCGAGCGATCACCGGAGCACCGTGCACGCGCTGAACGCCGCCGACGGCCGGGTCCGATGGCGGCGATCCGCCGACGGCTCGCACGGCCGGCCGGTCATGATCATGGCCGCGGGCGCGCTGCACGTCTCGGATGGAGAGGCCGTCACCGCTCACGACCCGCTCGACGGTGCCGTCCGCCGCCGTCTGGACCTCCGCGCCCTGCGCCTGGCGGGCAGCACCGGACTGCTCACCGACGGCGCGCGTCTCCATGTGCTCGCCAGCCCGCAGGTGCTCGCACTCTCCCTGGAGAAATGA
- a CDS encoding protein kinase domain-containing protein produces MQSLRAGDPAQVGGYRLLARLGAGSMGRVFLGHGPSGDLVAVKIVHARFAHRQDRRERFAREIAAAQGIDSAYVAPVVGHDADAAEPWLATAYLPGLTLREAVAVHGPLPARSVRALGAALARALAAIHDAGVVHRDLKPSNLILTPDGPRLVDFGIARPDGAETITAPGSVLGTPGYIPPERIRERRSGRAGDVFALGALLVYAATGEGPFGSASTQVLLYRTQFEDPRLDALRTALDGEPELVGVLAGCLARDPRRRPTAGELVRRMTGAPGAAGTGWLPDEVAADVTHAGEAPPARLGGAKGAVGRRAVLSLGAAVTLLAALGPPARGTPPVRAGRSVSADGRSPLWTYRSPDGEHRHWFNRPTVAGNAAYLSSTRGVHALDCSRGDLLWTANHGIPVYADVVPVSGEVVVFSDGFLRAVQIADGSPALGWHEPRVSVTGSPAVAGGQVYLCDSTGRLAAYDGRTGRRRWSMRLVGPDSDGGADRFRIEGNLDPVVAGGRLYVAPGGLFAVDPATRDVHWRFEEATTAPVVRDGLVYAAGADHVHALDGTSGEVRWSRDVGGRVSGGVTIADGLVVAGDDSGRVHALDARTGRPRWRFDTGGPLPTPPAAAAGTVYAGSDHDRLYAIGTAEGRLRWSHPLGRQTKVHAQVWRDRVLVCVDLTLLCAFPL; encoded by the coding sequence ATGCAGTCGTTGCGCGCGGGAGATCCGGCGCAGGTCGGCGGATACCGGTTGCTCGCCCGGCTGGGGGCGGGGAGCATGGGACGCGTGTTCCTCGGGCACGGCCCGTCCGGAGACCTCGTCGCGGTGAAGATCGTCCATGCGCGTTTCGCGCACCGTCAGGACCGCCGTGAGCGGTTCGCGCGGGAGATCGCCGCCGCGCAGGGCATCGACTCCGCGTACGTGGCGCCGGTGGTGGGGCATGATGCCGACGCGGCCGAGCCCTGGCTGGCCACCGCCTATCTTCCGGGCCTGACCCTGAGGGAGGCGGTGGCGGTGCACGGCCCGTTGCCGGCGCGATCGGTGCGCGCGCTCGGAGCGGCGTTGGCGAGAGCACTGGCGGCGATCCACGATGCCGGAGTCGTGCACAGGGATCTCAAGCCGTCGAACCTGATCCTGACGCCGGACGGGCCGCGGCTCGTCGACTTCGGCATCGCACGGCCCGACGGAGCCGAGACGATCACCGCTCCCGGGTCGGTGCTCGGCACTCCGGGCTACATCCCGCCGGAGCGGATCCGCGAGCGGCGCTCGGGCCGCGCGGGCGACGTCTTCGCCCTCGGCGCCCTGCTCGTGTACGCCGCGACGGGCGAGGGGCCTTTCGGCAGCGCCTCCACGCAGGTGCTGCTGTACCGCACCCAGTTCGAGGACCCCCGGCTGGACGCGCTGCGCACCGCCCTCGACGGCGAGCCCGAACTCGTCGGCGTCCTGGCGGGCTGCCTCGCGCGGGATCCCCGGCGGCGTCCCACGGCAGGGGAACTCGTCCGGCGCATGACGGGGGCCCCCGGGGCCGCCGGCACCGGATGGCTGCCCGACGAGGTGGCCGCGGACGTCACCCACGCCGGTGAGGCGCCGCCCGCCCGGCTCGGCGGAGCGAAAGGGGCGGTGGGCCGGCGGGCCGTCCTCTCGCTCGGTGCCGCCGTGACCCTTCTGGCGGCTCTGGGTCCGCCGGCGCGCGGCACGCCTCCGGTGCGGGCGGGGCGGTCGGTCTCCGCGGACGGCCGGTCCCCGCTGTGGACCTACCGGAGCCCGGACGGCGAGCACCGGCACTGGTTCAACCGCCCTACGGTCGCGGGGAACGCGGCCTATCTCAGCTCGACCCGGGGAGTCCACGCGCTGGACTGTTCGCGCGGCGACCTGCTGTGGACGGCCAACCACGGAATTCCGGTCTATGCGGACGTCGTGCCCGTGTCCGGGGAGGTCGTCGTGTTCAGCGACGGGTTCCTGCGGGCCGTACAGATCGCCGACGGCTCACCGGCCCTCGGCTGGCACGAGCCGCGCGTCAGCGTCACCGGCTCCCCGGCCGTCGCCGGTGGGCAGGTCTACCTGTGCGACAGCACGGGGCGGCTGGCCGCCTACGACGGCCGCACGGGCCGGCGCCGCTGGAGCATGCGGCTGGTGGGCCCCGACTCGGACGGAGGGGCCGACCGGTTCCGCATCGAGGGGAACCTCGATCCGGTCGTCGCGGGCGGCCGTCTCTACGTCGCCCCCGGCGGCCTGTTCGCCGTCGACCCGGCGACGCGGGACGTCCACTGGCGGTTCGAGGAGGCCACGACCGCGCCGGTCGTGCGGGACGGGCTGGTGTACGCCGCGGGCGCCGATCACGTGCACGCCCTCGACGGGACGAGCGGCGAGGTGCGCTGGAGCCGCGACGTCGGCGGCCGGGTCTCCGGTGGTGTGACGATCGCCGATGGGCTGGTGGTCGCCGGCGACGATTCAGGCCGCGTGCACGCCCTCGACGCCCGGACGGGACGTCCGCGCTGGCGCTTCGACACCGGGGGGCCGCTGCCGACGCCCCCGGCCGCGGCCGCCGGAACCGTCTACGCGGGTTCGGATCACGACCGTCTCTACGCGATCGGCACGGCGGAAGGGAGGCTGCGGTGGAGCCATCCGCTGGGGCGCCAGACCAAGGTGCACGCGCAGGTGTGGCGAGATCGCGTCCTGGTGTGCGTCGACCTCACGCTGCTGTGCGCGTTCCCCCTGTGA
- a CDS encoding protein kinase domain-containing protein, with the protein MGRLGAGGMGRVFLARTGDGALVALKLLHADLAEDPSMRTRFRREAAVARRVSGPYTAPLLAAGEDPRPWLATAYLPGPTLDEAVLRHGPLTAAATRALGAALAEALGSIHEAGVVHRDLKPGNVLLTADGPRVLDFGVAGGEDPGTADGGAEAAGGTPAYMAPEQLTGGAVSFPADVFALGGVLAFCLTGAPPFPGAAGGDRAVPRPPELDADAELRAVIAACLAEDPSRRPGVASVAAALAPGTAAGAARPPSPMALDIGGRATPTPVSIPTRPRIAGHGRRRVLQLSVMGAAALAGMGAARALTGAKGPAAASVLWTRRATVVTGHEVGPERDGGLFFLDRTVVTRSEAAHVDLCCLDAETGRLRWRRPLTPFAREGGGVVAALGSVWVRDGRGVYAVDPGTGALRWSRRRSFPGRSPAVACGDALMYDVGAVPSEGTGTVYAHEPRTGRVIWRRAIGGVPVGTIVVTGGVVYVVSAAPRGPRGHVHALDSATGAVHWTSAFGDDPARAESAASRYTDAALRVADDTVYVSVEGRIVHAIDARTGAVRWRIRPRPAGDGVVAEPYPTAAFPVAAGDTLLLGTGDGVMRAFRRRDGRRRWAAVTGASPVAVGASRRRFTPPVGYGLVFVRGADAVRALRIGDGRVRWEHRTDPSAGEPVLAGGMLHVPGRAEVTSHDPASGRIVQRLDLRDHRSPTALVAGRNALYVLAGVGTLIAIGLPD; encoded by the coding sequence GTGGGCCGCCTGGGGGCGGGCGGCATGGGCCGGGTCTTCCTCGCCCGGACGGGCGACGGCGCGCTCGTCGCGCTGAAACTGCTGCATGCGGACCTGGCCGAAGACCCGTCCATGCGCACCCGCTTCCGGCGGGAGGCCGCGGTGGCGCGCCGGGTGAGCGGCCCGTACACCGCCCCGCTGCTGGCCGCCGGCGAGGACCCGCGACCATGGCTGGCCACGGCCTACCTCCCGGGGCCGACACTCGACGAGGCCGTCCTGCGGCATGGCCCGCTGACCGCCGCGGCCACCCGCGCGCTGGGCGCGGCGCTCGCCGAGGCGCTGGGCTCCATCCACGAGGCGGGCGTGGTCCACCGGGACCTCAAACCGGGCAACGTCCTCCTGACCGCCGACGGCCCGCGCGTGCTGGACTTCGGCGTCGCGGGCGGCGAAGACCCCGGCACCGCCGATGGGGGCGCCGAAGCGGCGGGCGGGACGCCCGCGTACATGGCGCCCGAGCAGCTGACCGGCGGTGCCGTGTCCTTCCCCGCGGACGTCTTCGCCCTTGGCGGGGTACTGGCGTTCTGCCTTACCGGGGCCCCGCCGTTCCCGGGCGCGGCCGGCGGGGACCGCGCCGTCCCGCGACCTCCGGAACTTGACGCCGACGCGGAGCTGCGCGCGGTGATCGCCGCATGCCTGGCCGAGGACCCCTCGCGGCGGCCCGGCGTGGCGAGCGTGGCCGCCGCGCTGGCCCCCGGAACGGCGGCGGGCGCCGCCCGGCCGCCTTCGCCGATGGCGCTCGACATCGGCGGCCGGGCCACCCCGACGCCCGTCTCGATCCCGACCCGTCCGCGTATCGCCGGGCATGGGCGCCGACGCGTGCTGCAGCTCTCCGTCATGGGCGCCGCGGCTCTGGCGGGCATGGGCGCGGCCCGGGCGCTGACGGGCGCGAAAGGCCCGGCCGCCGCTTCCGTGCTCTGGACGCGCCGTGCGACGGTGGTGACCGGCCACGAGGTCGGGCCCGAGCGGGACGGCGGGCTGTTCTTCCTCGACCGGACCGTCGTCACGCGCTCGGAAGCGGCGCACGTGGACCTGTGCTGCCTGGACGCCGAGACGGGACGCTTGCGGTGGCGTCGCCCCCTCACGCCCTTCGCGCGGGAGGGGGGCGGAGTGGTCGCCGCGCTCGGAAGCGTGTGGGTTCGCGACGGCCGCGGGGTGTACGCCGTCGATCCAGGTACCGGCGCCCTGCGCTGGTCCCGGCGGCGTTCGTTCCCGGGGCGGTCCCCCGCCGTGGCCTGCGGTGACGCCCTGATGTACGACGTCGGTGCCGTGCCGTCCGAAGGAACCGGGACGGTGTACGCGCACGAACCGCGGACCGGCCGTGTGATCTGGCGGCGCGCTATCGGCGGCGTGCCCGTAGGGACCATCGTCGTGACCGGAGGCGTGGTGTACGTCGTCAGCGCCGCACCGCGCGGGCCGCGTGGGCATGTGCACGCGCTGGACTCCGCCACCGGGGCCGTCCACTGGACCTCCGCGTTCGGCGATGACCCTGCTCGGGCGGAGTCGGCCGCGTCCCGCTACACCGACGCGGCCCTCCGCGTGGCGGACGACACCGTGTACGTCTCCGTCGAAGGACGCATCGTGCACGCCATCGACGCCCGCACGGGGGCGGTCCGCTGGCGGATCCGCCCGCGGCCGGCCGGCGACGGCGTCGTGGCCGAGCCGTATCCCACCGCGGCGTTCCCCGTGGCCGCCGGAGACACCCTGTTGCTGGGCACGGGGGACGGAGTGATGCGGGCCTTCCGGAGGCGGGACGGCCGCCGGCGGTGGGCCGCCGTCACAGGGGCGTCCCCGGTCGCCGTGGGGGCGTCCCGCCGCCGTTTCACCCCGCCGGTCGGGTACGGGCTCGTTTTCGTCCGCGGCGCCGACGCCGTCCGCGCGCTGCGGATCGGCGACGGCCGGGTGCGCTGGGAGCACCGGACCGATCCGTCCGCCGGTGAGCCCGTCCTCGCGGGCGGGATGCTGCATGTGCCCGGCCGTGCAGAGGTCACGTCGCACGACCCGGCGAGCGGACGGATCGTCCAGCGGCTCGATCTCCGCGATCACCGCTCACCCACCGCCTTGGTGGCCGGACGGAACGCACTGTACGTCCTCGCCGGGGTGGGCACCCTCATCGCCATCGGCCTGCCGGACTGA
- a CDS encoding serine/threonine protein kinase, giving the protein MSGILVYLPSDSPHGPVRRDLASGESLSFGRGAPGLSVGLRLDNPTIPRLAGEIFAVEDHWRLSNFSADRTYVVENPEGAGEYLRIPPRRASCPVPFEISRVVCSTHGTTTSFQVYAPQHLYLDSMEIDVPGADGFTTVSAFSLDQDAVYFLVLVALCEPRLRNESSTAVPTSRQVMERLSTLPGHPPTLRSINAHIDYLAEHKLHIKQPFERERLDGKRTAVVDTALRFGLVQEEHLSLLPHSRPGRGF; this is encoded by the coding sequence ATGTCGGGCATTCTGGTGTATCTGCCATCGGACTCGCCGCATGGTCCGGTGCGCCGGGACCTGGCGTCTGGCGAAAGTCTCAGTTTCGGTCGCGGCGCCCCGGGTCTCTCGGTCGGCCTGCGGCTGGACAATCCCACTATCCCGCGCCTGGCGGGCGAAATTTTCGCCGTCGAGGACCACTGGCGGTTGAGCAACTTCAGTGCCGACCGGACCTATGTGGTGGAGAATCCGGAGGGGGCTGGAGAATACCTGCGGATTCCACCGCGCCGCGCCTCCTGCCCGGTTCCCTTCGAGATATCCCGAGTCGTGTGCTCGACTCACGGCACGACCACCTCTTTCCAGGTTTACGCACCGCAGCACCTGTACTTGGATTCGATGGAGATCGACGTTCCGGGAGCGGATGGATTCACTACCGTATCCGCGTTCTCACTGGACCAGGACGCGGTTTACTTCCTCGTCCTCGTGGCGCTCTGCGAACCGCGCCTGCGCAACGAGTCCTCCACCGCGGTCCCCACCTCACGACAGGTCATGGAACGGCTGAGCACGCTGCCCGGCCACCCTCCGACCCTTCGCTCGATCAACGCCCACATCGATTACCTGGCCGAACATAAACTGCACATCAAACAACCCTTTGAGCGAGAAAGACTGGACGGCAAGCGGACAGCGGTGGTGGACACGGCGCTGCGCTTCGGCCTGGTTCAGGAGGAGCATCTTTCGCTGCTCCCCCACTCCCGTCCGGGGCGGGGGTTCTAG